The following nucleotide sequence is from Deltaproteobacteria bacterium.
CAAATGGTACGTGCCCAAGCATTTGCAGAAGTATAAGTTAGAGCCATAGAATGCTGCTTTATCTGGCCAAACGCATCCTCTTCATGATCCCGCTCCTGATCGGGATCACGGTCATCTCTTTCATTGTCATTCATCTGGCGCCAGGTAAACCCACGGACATGGCAACCATGATGACCCCCAAGGCCAGCCTGGAGGCAAAAAAACGTCTGGAACAGCTCTACGGTCTGGATAAACCCCTGCATGTTCAGTACTGGAACTGGTTCAAACGGCTGGCGGTCCTTGACTTCGGCCGGTCATTCGCCTCGGACCGGGAGCCGGTCATCAACAAGATCGCGCGGCGTTTACCGATTACGATTCTGATTAACATTCTGTCCATGGTCCTCATCTTTGTGGTGGCCATCCCCATTGGCATCCTTTCGGCCACCCACCGGAATAGTCTTTTTGACAAGGCCACGACTGTTTTTGTCTTCATTGGCTTTGCCACGCCCACTTTCTGGCTGGCCCTGCTGCTGATGATCCTGTTTGGAGTGACTCTTGGCTGGCTGCCCATCTCCGGGCTTAAATCACTGGAATACGAGCAGTTTTCTTTATGGGGTCAGGTCTGGGACCGGACGTCCCACCTGATCATGCCGGTCCTGCTCTCTGCCTTTGGCGGACTGGCCGGCATGAGTCGCTACATGCGCTCAAACATGCTCGAGGTAGTCCGCCAGGACTACATAACCACGGCCCGGGCCAAAGGTCTTCCTGAAAGAACGGTCATCTACAAGCATGCGCTGCGCAACGCCCTTATGCCGGTTATCACCATCCTGGGCCTCTCAGTGCCCGGCCTGATTGGCGGGAGCGTCATCTTCGAATCCATCTTCGCCATCCCGGGCATGGGCCAGCTCTTTTACGCGGCGGTCATGAGCCGGGATTATCCCGTGGTCATGGGCGGCCTGGTTATCGGCGCCATCCTGACCCTGGCAGGCAATCTCCTGGCCGACCTGGGTTACGCCTTAGCTGACCCCCGCGTTCGAGAAGGAGGGTTATGAAATCCGGTACCCTTACCCAGGACTTTTTGAACCGGTTTATGTTAAACAAGCTGGCCCTGCTGGGCGCCGCTCTGGTGTTGGCCCTCTTTGTCATCTCCTTTCTAGCGCCCTGGATCGCACCACACAATCCGGATCATATTGACGTTAAAGCCATCCTCATCGGTCCTTCCCAGGACCATCCCTTTGGCACCGATCATCTCGGGCGCGACGTCTTCTCACGGATGATCTGGGGCTCACGCATCTCGCTCAAGGTCGGGTTCGTGGCTGTGGGCATCGCCACCCTCATC
It contains:
- a CDS encoding ABC transporter permease, whose product is MLLYLAKRILFMIPLLIGITVISFIVIHLAPGKPTDMATMMTPKASLEAKKRLEQLYGLDKPLHVQYWNWFKRLAVLDFGRSFASDREPVINKIARRLPITILINILSMVLIFVVAIPIGILSATHRNSLFDKATTVFVFIGFATPTFWLALLLMILFGVTLGWLPISGLKSLEYEQFSLWGQVWDRTSHLIMPVLLSAFGGLAGMSRYMRSNMLEVVRQDYITTARAKGLPERTVIYKHALRNALMPVITILGLSVPGLIGGSVIFESIFAIPGMGQLFYAAVMSRDYPVVMGGLVIGAILTLAGNLLADLGYALADPRVREGGL
- a CDS encoding ABC transporter permease; the encoded protein is MKSGTLTQDFLNRFMLNKLALLGAALVLALFVISFLAPWIAPHNPDHIDVKAILIGPSQDHPFGTDHLGRDVFSRMIWGSRISLKVGFVAVGIATLIGVVLGALAGYYGGPADSVIMRFVDLMLCFPAFFLILAVIAILEPSIWNIMIVIGVTGWMGVARLVRAEFLTLKTREFVQAAKVLGASDLR